GATTGGCTCACACATTACTACGGGAGAGTAGAACTGACAGATTCCAGTCGAACAGTGAAACAATCGAACTATTTCCACACTAATTTGTATCCGTCGCCGCGATGGTTCGACATGGAACCCCTCGAAGTCGGTGGACGCATATTGGCGGGACTGATTCTCATCGGGTTGAACGCGTTCTTCGTCGCGATCGAGTTCGCGTTGACTCGAGCGCGACAGTATCCCAAGTCGGAGTTCGACACGCCGTCGCTCCAGCTCGCCTGGGACATGACCGACGACCTCGAGTTCTACCTGACGACGTGTCAGGTCTGGATCTCGGGGACGAGTATCGCGCTGGGGATGGTCGCAGAACCCGGGCTTGCAGCGTTGTTCGAACCGGTGTTCCAGAATACGGTGCTGGCATCGATCGGCGCCGGCTCGTTGCTCGGATTCTTGATCATCAACCTGGTCCACCTGACCCACGGCGAACAGACGCCGACGTACCTCGGCGTCGAGCGATCGAAACAGGTCTGTAAGTACGGTGCGCGACCGCTGTACTACTTCTCAAAGGTCCTCGCCCCGGCGATCAAGTTCGGAGATTGGGTCGCCAAGGGGACACTCGGCCTGTTCGGTATCGAGATGACCGGCGCGTGGCGCGAAACTGAACGAGACGTCATCGAGTCCCGAGCCGACCTCCGAAAACGCGTTGGATCGGCTCTCGAGGAAGGTGACGTTCCGGACGAACGACGCGAAGAAGTGATGAACGCACTCGAGATCGGCGAGCGGGCGATCAGCGAAGTGATGGTATCTCCCGACGATATCGTCACGCTGTCGACCGACGACGACGCCGAAACGAACTTCCAGCGGATGGAAGACAGTCCACAAACCCGGTACCCGCTCGTCGGCGAGGACATGACCGATTTTCAGGGAATCGTCTACACGCCGGTGTTGCTCAGACACCGAGAGCAACTCACTGACAACGGTCTCGATTTCGCCGAGTTGGCCGCGCCGCCGATGACGCTCTCGCCGGATACGACCGTCAGCGATGCGATCGACCAGTTCCAGGCGGAGAGTCAGGAACTCGCGCTGGTGATCGAAGACGGCGACGTAGCCGGTCTGGTGACCGTGACGGATCTGCTCGAGGTGATCATGGGAGATATCGAAGATCCGCTCGACGCCGAACAGGCCGGATCGGTCGAGTAACCGAACGGTCCAGATCGAGTGCAGTCTGGTCCTTTTTGGTGTTTGCAACCGTGTACGTAACCGTGTACGACGAGATATTAGTCCCGACAGATGGCAGCGGCGCGAGCGTTGCGGCGGTCGAACACGCGATCAGCATCGCGAAGCCACACGATGCGACGGTCCACTTCCTGCACGTTATCGACGTGGGAACCGAGATGTCGGCGTCCGGGCTCGGAACGATCGCACCGGAACTATCGAAAAGCCTCGAGCAGCGGGGAAACGACGCGCTCGACGACGCCGTGGAACGAGCCGAATCGGAGGGAGTCCAGTTCGAGCGAACGATCCTCGAGGGGACTCCACAGGAGGCGATAACCGACTACAGCAGCGACCACGCGGTTGATCTCATCGTTATGGGACGCAGCGGCCGCTCCGGACTCAAAGAGCGCATCATCGGCAGTTCGACGGATCGCGTTATCCGATCCGGTGAAGCTCCCGTGCTCGTCGCACACGAAGAGGGGGAGGAAGCGGAAGACTCGGAGTGAGCGTCCGAACGGTCCAAACGGCGCTCGATCCGAACAGCAGTCAGGGTGAGATGGCGAAGTCGGCGCGACCATTGGCTGTGTCATAATACACATAGGTTTCAGAGATTACCTCGATAAAAACTCGCGGGCTTACCGACTCGTAACCGCGCTGGAAATCGAATAGAGACATAGTAAACGGACACGCTATATCTACGGCATATCGAATTTAGGCAGTGCGAAAAATTATTCGAAATTTGAAAAGTTATATATTGATGGCGGACCAAGAGAGAATCGTAATGAGCACACAGAAAACGATTCGCCAGCAGGAAGGAACCGTCGAAGAGAACGCGCTCAGACTCGAGCCCGAGAAGGCCGAACAGATCATCGACGCGCTCAACACGGACCTCGCGGACGCCTACGTCCTCTACCACCAGCTCCACAAGCACCACTGGAACGTCGAGGGCGCGGAGTTCCTCGAGCTTCACGTCTTCCTGCAAGAAGTCTACGAAGACGTCGAGGACGCGGCCGACGACCTCGCCGAACGGCTCCAGGCCCTCGGCGGCGTCCCGCACGCGAATATGACGACTCTCGCCGAGCAAGCGACGGTCACCCCCGAAGACGAGGACGTCTACGACATCCGAACGTCGCTCGAAAACGACCTCGAGATGATGGGCGACATCATCGAGAGTACCCGCCAGCACATCGAACTCGCGGACGGACTCGGCGACTACGCGACGAGCGAAATGCTTCGCGAACAACTCGAGACGATCGAAGAACACGCCCACCACGTCGAACACTACCTCGAGGACGATTCGCTGGTCGTCGAATCGGCGACACAGTAGAAACCGGGCTCCTGAATCGCTCTGAGATCCGAACGAGGGGTCGATCCGTCTCGATGGATCGGAGGAACTCCGTTCAATCGGTCGCCGCTCTGTCTCTCCGCTTGTCGATCGACCGATCGGCACACCGCCGTGTTACTGGCGAACGTCGACCGTCGTATCGCTGGTGATCCAGCCGTCCGTATTCCCGGTTTCGAGAAACACCGTCTTTTCCGGACAGCTCTTGCAAACTGAGATCTCGGGCGTTTCTGGTTCGGTCGCTGTGGTGTGGGACGAATCGGAAGACCCGGTGAGATCTGCCATCGCCCGAATTTAGGATGGCCTAAAATAAAAAGCGTGCGGTTCGTCCTCTCACGACTGGCCGCTCGGTCCCGTCCGATCGCAACCATAACG
The sequence above is drawn from the Halostagnicola kamekurae genome and encodes:
- a CDS encoding CNNM domain-containing protein, producing the protein MEPLEVGGRILAGLILIGLNAFFVAIEFALTRARQYPKSEFDTPSLQLAWDMTDDLEFYLTTCQVWISGTSIALGMVAEPGLAALFEPVFQNTVLASIGAGSLLGFLIINLVHLTHGEQTPTYLGVERSKQVCKYGARPLYYFSKVLAPAIKFGDWVAKGTLGLFGIEMTGAWRETERDVIESRADLRKRVGSALEEGDVPDERREEVMNALEIGERAISEVMVSPDDIVTLSTDDDAETNFQRMEDSPQTRYPLVGEDMTDFQGIVYTPVLLRHREQLTDNGLDFAELAAPPMTLSPDTTVSDAIDQFQAESQELALVIEDGDVAGLVTVTDLLEVIMGDIEDPLDAEQAGSVE
- a CDS encoding universal stress protein, with protein sequence MYDEILVPTDGSGASVAAVEHAISIAKPHDATVHFLHVIDVGTEMSASGLGTIAPELSKSLEQRGNDALDDAVERAESEGVQFERTILEGTPQEAITDYSSDHAVDLIVMGRSGRSGLKERIIGSSTDRVIRSGEAPVLVAHEEGEEAEDSE
- the dpsA gene encoding DNA starvation/stationary phase protection protein DpsA; protein product: MSTQKTIRQQEGTVEENALRLEPEKAEQIIDALNTDLADAYVLYHQLHKHHWNVEGAEFLELHVFLQEVYEDVEDAADDLAERLQALGGVPHANMTTLAEQATVTPEDEDVYDIRTSLENDLEMMGDIIESTRQHIELADGLGDYATSEMLREQLETIEEHAHHVEHYLEDDSLVVESATQ